The following proteins come from a genomic window of Edaphobacter sp. 4G125:
- a CDS encoding polyphosphate kinase 2 family protein, whose product MKLKSPYLVKPKAKLKLSRIATGETGAFRNEGSAKTVLMEHREKLSGLQETFYASQQKALLIVLQGMDTAGKDGTISHIFSGINPQGCNVSSFKVPTPLEARHDFLWRVHAQVPPHGMIQIFNRSHYEDVLVPRVHKLIPDAKLRERAEDIVKFESMLHENDVVILKFFLHISREEQTRRLQSRIDTPDKHWKLSESDFREREFWPRYEEAYNYVIPATSRKHAPWFIIPSDHKWYRNVAISQILVEVMKSLKLKYPKPSIDPSKIQL is encoded by the coding sequence ATGAAGCTCAAATCACCTTACCTGGTTAAGCCCAAAGCGAAGCTCAAACTATCGCGTATTGCGACTGGTGAGACAGGGGCCTTCAGAAACGAAGGCTCTGCCAAAACTGTTCTCATGGAACACCGGGAAAAGCTGTCCGGTTTGCAGGAGACCTTTTACGCCAGCCAGCAGAAGGCGCTCCTCATCGTTCTTCAGGGCATGGATACAGCCGGTAAGGATGGCACGATCAGTCACATCTTCTCCGGAATCAATCCGCAGGGATGTAACGTCTCCTCCTTCAAAGTACCTACGCCATTAGAGGCTCGCCATGATTTTCTCTGGCGCGTTCATGCCCAGGTTCCTCCGCATGGCATGATTCAGATCTTCAACCGCTCTCATTACGAGGACGTCCTTGTCCCTCGCGTTCATAAACTCATTCCTGACGCGAAGCTCCGCGAGCGTGCAGAAGACATCGTGAAGTTTGAGTCAATGCTCCACGAGAATGATGTCGTCATTCTCAAATTCTTTCTTCATATCTCTCGTGAGGAGCAGACCCGACGCCTTCAGTCCCGTATCGATACTCCGGATAAGCACTGGAAGCTCTCCGAGAGCGACTTTCGTGAGCGCGAGTTCTGGCCCCGGTACGAAGAGGCGTATAACTACGTTATCCCTGCCACAAGTCGGAAACACGCCCCTTGGTTCATCATCCCGTCGGATCACAAGTGGTATCGCAATGTTGCTATCTCTCAGATCTTGGTTGAGGTGATGAAGTCCCTCAAGCTCAAATACCCCAAACCCTCGATAGACCCCAGCAAAATCCAGCTGTAA
- the tatA gene encoding twin-arginine translocase TatA/TatE family subunit — protein MGELFTPTHLIVLAVVVLVLFGGKKLPELGKGLGEGLRGFKEGMKGVTEEMNKPTETHATKPEETTK, from the coding sequence ATGGGTGAACTATTTACACCGACGCATCTGATTGTTCTCGCAGTCGTCGTGCTTGTGCTCTTTGGTGGAAAAAAGCTGCCTGAGCTCGGCAAAGGACTCGGAGAGGGCCTTCGCGGCTTCAAAGAAGGCATGAAGGGCGTCACCGAAGAGATGAACAAGCCTACTGAAACGCACGCCACGAAGCCGGAAGAGACCACTAAGTAA
- the glgC gene encoding glucose-1-phosphate adenylyltransferase — translation MKDTLGVLLAGGAGERLFPLTRDRAKPAVPFAGQYRIIDITLSNCINSDLRKVYILTQYKALSLNRHIREGWGSVVGSELGEFIEILPPMQRVSKSWYQGTADAVYQNIYSIGSEQPKYVLILSGDHIYKMNYALMLQQHQDSGADVTIATLPINPSEVSSFGVVEVARNGEVTGFIEKPKETSLRSPFNPEMVDASMGIYLFNTDVLLPELLRDADDPQSKHDFGHNILPKLLGRYKMHAYNFVDENKQKALYWRDVGTLEAYYEANMDVASVSPTFNLYDKSWPMRTRPYQYPPAKFVFGEPGRTGMAINSIVSGGSIISGAVVRNSVMSHDVRINSYADVDSSVVFSHVNIGRHCRIRHAIIDRDVHIPDGTVIGYDPQEDKKNYFVSSSGLTVVTRDYSVYENPVAPSFLQPGNS, via the coding sequence ATGAAAGATACGCTTGGTGTTCTGCTTGCCGGTGGTGCCGGTGAACGTCTCTTCCCCCTCACCCGCGATCGCGCGAAACCGGCCGTGCCATTTGCCGGGCAGTACCGCATCATCGATATCACCCTGTCGAACTGCATCAATTCAGATCTCCGCAAGGTCTACATCCTCACCCAGTACAAGGCTCTTTCGCTCAACCGCCATATCCGCGAAGGCTGGGGTTCGGTCGTCGGATCCGAGCTTGGCGAATTCATCGAGATCCTTCCCCCCATGCAGCGCGTCTCTAAATCCTGGTATCAGGGAACAGCCGATGCGGTCTATCAGAACATCTATTCCATTGGCTCCGAACAGCCCAAATACGTCCTCATTCTCTCCGGCGACCATATTTATAAGATGAACTATGCCCTGATGCTCCAGCAGCATCAGGACTCGGGGGCCGATGTCACCATCGCCACATTGCCCATCAACCCCAGTGAAGTCTCTTCCTTCGGGGTCGTCGAGGTGGCTCGGAATGGGGAAGTTACCGGCTTTATCGAAAAGCCCAAGGAAACCAGCCTTCGTTCTCCCTTCAATCCCGAGATGGTCGATGCCTCGATGGGCATCTATCTCTTCAATACCGATGTTCTGCTGCCGGAGCTGCTTCGGGACGCCGACGACCCCCAATCCAAGCATGATTTTGGCCACAATATCCTGCCTAAGTTGCTTGGTCGCTATAAGATGCACGCTTATAATTTTGTCGACGAGAACAAGCAGAAAGCGCTCTACTGGCGCGATGTTGGCACCCTCGAGGCCTACTACGAAGCCAATATGGACGTGGCCTCTGTCTCCCCGACCTTCAATCTATACGACAAGTCCTGGCCGATGCGGACCCGCCCGTATCAGTACCCTCCTGCCAAGTTTGTCTTCGGCGAGCCCGGACGCACCGGCATGGCTATCAACTCCATCGTATCCGGTGGGTCCATCATCTCCGGAGCTGTCGTCCGCAACTCCGTCATGTCCCACGATGTCCGCATCAATTCCTACGCCGACGTCGATTCCTCCGTCGTCTTTTCGCACGTCAACATCGGTCGCCACTGCCGTATCCGGCATGCCATCATCGATCGTGACGTTCACATTCCTGATGGAACCGTCATCGGTTACGACCCCCAGGAGGATAAGAAGAACTACTTCGTCTCTTCCAGCGGACTAACCGTTGTGACCCGTGACTACTCCGTTTACGAAAATCCTGTCGCTCCCAGCTTCCTCCAGCCAGGAAACAGCTAG
- a CDS encoding DUF2199 domain-containing protein, giving the protein MSTDLHTGFACTVCGQRHELPLQYSVNAPQAVLAVPPEERDRRIVMTPDQCVIDGKDFYLRGRILLPILDSAEPFVWGVWAEVSPKSFLRANELWNTPGRENEPSFPGWLNSDIFLFGSTLNLEVNIHTQPVGERPQFTISDPNHPLAIEQRNGITLERAEEIAEMILHHGEPD; this is encoded by the coding sequence ATGAGTACTGATCTGCATACCGGATTTGCCTGTACGGTCTGTGGCCAGCGCCATGAATTGCCCTTGCAGTACAGCGTTAATGCTCCTCAGGCCGTCCTCGCGGTCCCGCCAGAAGAGCGCGACCGGCGCATCGTGATGACTCCTGACCAATGTGTCATCGATGGCAAAGATTTTTACCTCCGCGGCCGCATCCTTCTCCCCATTCTTGACTCCGCTGAGCCCTTTGTCTGGGGAGTCTGGGCCGAAGTCAGCCCAAAATCCTTCCTGCGCGCCAACGAACTCTGGAACACCCCGGGCCGCGAGAACGAACCGTCTTTTCCCGGCTGGCTCAACTCCGACATCTTCCTTTTTGGCAGTACCCTCAACCTTGAGGTGAACATCCACACTCAGCCCGTAGGCGAGCGACCTCAGTTCACCATCAGTGATCCCAACCATCCCTTGGCCATCGAGCAGCGTAATGGCATCACTTTAGAGCGCGCGGAAGAGATTGCCGAGATGATTCTTCATCATGGAGAGCCGGACTAG
- a CDS encoding ankyrin repeat domain-containing protein: protein MTTVSRGIPEHPHLDVPKREARELLNQCRKGERDALERIRRRHPKFDKATDDAIVSELKLSDTQLVIAREYGLSNWTILKQRIAENTAAGALREAIRSDDRDAVMTILRASPEMLHLPVWSGNWGPPMSHAANLGRLEIIKACAELGARDYQHAFGRALLQGQVECAEWLHAHGATLAPGIIMGSCETLNVAGFKFLLDAGAAITDGHGDRMAPLALVLETYSRHPSGKHAILKLFAERGYHLPDTPIMALHRGDIARLEQHLHRNPLMLERRFSLQEIYPAECGCAPNGLSGLHWTPINGTTLLHLAIDFREREIFEWLLMHGADVNARAMVDSDGFGGHTPLFNTVVGGPGSDATMARTLLERGAERDARASLRKFLDWIADPRWYEARNVTPAEWGHGFPEKNWVNIEVLRVVDSA from the coding sequence ATGACTACAGTATCGAGGGGAATCCCTGAGCATCCGCATCTCGATGTGCCGAAACGCGAGGCACGTGAGCTTTTGAATCAATGCCGAAAGGGCGAACGGGATGCACTTGAACGTATTCGCCGCCGTCATCCAAAGTTCGATAAGGCAACAGACGATGCGATCGTCAGTGAGCTCAAGTTGAGCGACACGCAGCTTGTGATTGCGCGCGAATATGGTCTATCGAACTGGACAATACTGAAGCAGCGGATCGCGGAGAATACCGCGGCCGGCGCTCTGCGGGAAGCGATTCGGTCGGATGACAGAGACGCAGTAATGACGATTCTGAGAGCTAGCCCAGAGATGCTGCACCTGCCGGTATGGAGTGGGAACTGGGGTCCTCCAATGAGCCATGCTGCCAACCTTGGAAGGCTGGAGATTATTAAGGCATGTGCGGAGCTCGGGGCGCGCGACTATCAGCACGCATTCGGTCGCGCGTTATTACAAGGACAGGTGGAATGTGCAGAATGGCTGCACGCTCATGGTGCAACGCTTGCACCTGGAATCATCATGGGCTCGTGCGAGACCTTGAATGTCGCGGGGTTCAAGTTTCTGCTCGATGCAGGTGCGGCAATCACCGACGGACATGGAGACAGGATGGCTCCTTTGGCTCTCGTGCTCGAAACATACTCGCGCCATCCTTCCGGAAAGCACGCGATCCTGAAGCTGTTTGCGGAGCGCGGCTACCATCTGCCGGATACACCGATAATGGCGCTTCATCGTGGCGATATCGCCCGACTGGAGCAGCACCTGCATCGTAATCCGCTGATGCTGGAGAGACGATTCAGCCTGCAAGAAATCTATCCGGCAGAGTGTGGATGCGCTCCCAATGGACTGTCAGGGCTGCATTGGACTCCAATCAACGGCACGACCCTGCTGCATCTCGCAATCGATTTTCGTGAGCGTGAGATTTTCGAGTGGTTGCTGATGCACGGTGCCGATGTGAACGCCCGTGCGATGGTCGATAGCGACGGTTTCGGAGGGCATACACCTCTGTTCAACACGGTCGTAGGCGGACCAGGATCGGATGCCACGATGGCGCGCACCCTCCTGGAGCGTGGTGCGGAGAGAGACGCCCGGGCAAGCCTGCGAAAGTTTCTGGACTGGATTGCAGACCCGCGTTGGTACGAGGCACGGAACGTGACACCAGCGGAGTGGGGCCACGGGTTTCCTGAGAAGAATTGGGTGAACATCGAGGTCTTGCGGGTGGTCGATTCTGCCTAG